The segment CAAGAGTGGATGTTCACCTGGAAGCGACGCGCAAACCAACGCGCAGCTGCCCGCGAATGTGGATGCCTGacttggggaaaaaaaaaaaaaaaacaataataaaataataataagtgGAATTGGCCCAAGGGGTGATGCACAATAGCTCCACCCGCTGCAGAacgaattagaaaaaaaaagcagcagtGCGCGAAGGGGGAAAGAATCGTGCACGTAATACATACCTAGCGaggcacatatgtatatatgcacatagaCGCATGTGCGCAAGAACGAATGAGCGTGGAGCGTAAATCGGCGCGGCACATATCCACACATGTTGGGTGGGAGCCCAAAGGGTGTAACTTATTTGGCACGCAAAAGGTGTGACTTTTTTGGCACGCAAAAGGTGTGACTTATTTGGCGCTCGAAAAAGGTGTGACTTTTTTGGCACGCAAAAGGTGTAACTTATTTGGCTCCCTACAAGCGCGTGCGCAACATGGTACATGAGAAACGCGAGTGCGAGGTGGAGGACAGAGACGATGAAGACCGAGGGGATGACCACAACCAGGTCAATATCAAACAGAATGCAGAAAACGAAGACATATGCAATGGGTGTGGGaaagagctagccaaaaaattGAGCTGCCCAATatgcttgaaaaaaaaaatttacagctATTTTTGCACACAGGAATGTTTCAAAAATTCGTGGAAAGAACATGTGGAAAAAGTACAtgaaaagtgggaaaaaaaggagaaagaggaaaaaggaaatcatCATATCCAAAGGGTCAAtaacgaagaggaagaaaaaaaaaagttaatggaaatcataaaaaaaaaattatcacctGAACATTTTGATCCAACGAACAGAAAATATTGGATTTATGACAggcatttgaaaaatttcgtcaattttgtatttacGGGGAATTTGAGACCTTGGCCAATAACAGAAATCAATGCCGTGCCGGCACATATAGAAAGGCCAGATTATGCATTCACATCCATCCCCGAATCGGAGTTAAAgtataaaaggaaaagcgaTATATATGTGAATAGCCAAgacgaaattgaaaaaataagggaGGCATGTATTTTGGGAAGGAAAACATTGGACTATGCCCATTCGTTAGTAGCACCAGGAGTAACTACTGATGAGATTGACAAAAAAGTTCACAAATTTATTATAGAGCATAATGCTTATCCTTCAactttaaattattataaattcCCCAAATCGTGTTGCACATCTGTAAACGAAATTGTATGTCATGGAATTCCTGACTTGAGACcattacaaaatggggacaTAATCAATATCGATATCAGTGTCTTTTTAAAAGGAGTGCATGCAGATTTGAATGAAACGTTTTTTGTTGGTGATGTGGATCAGGTGTCAAAGGAGGCTAAGGAACTTGTACAGACATGCTACTTTTCCCTAATGGaatcgataaaaaaatgcaaaccaGGGatgttatataaaaatattgggaaTATCATAGATTCCTATGTTTCCAAAAAGGGTTTTTCTGTGGTACGTACTTACTCGGGTCATGGAGTTgggaaattatttcattccAATCCTACTATTcctcattttaaaaaaaataaagccgTTGGAATTATGAAGGCTGGTCATGTGTTCACCATTGAGCCGATGATAAATCAGGGACACTACTGTGATGTCTTGTGGCCTGACAAGTGGACCAGTGCCACGTCTGATGGGAAATTATCTGCCCAGTTTGAGCACACTTTGTTAATTACCGACAAGGGCGTCGAAATTTTGACCAAGCGGCTGACGGACTCGCCGAGTTTGGGATTCGACACGAGGGATGATTTGTACGAGGTGTAAAGTAGCGCACCGGAGGGTTTcgtttccctcctttttttt is part of the Plasmodium cynomolgi strain B DNA, chromosome 8, whole genome shotgun sequence genome and harbors:
- a CDS encoding methionine aminopeptidase (putative), coding for MVHEKRECEVEDRDDEDRGDDHNQVNIKQNAENEDICNGCGKELAKKLSCPICLKKKIYSYFCTQECFKNSWKEHVEKVHEKWEKKEKEEKGNHHIQRVNNEEEEKKKLMEIIKKKLSPEHFDPTNRKYWIYDRHLKNFVNFVFTGNLRPWPITEINAVPAHIERPDYAFTSIPESELKYKRKSDIYVNSQDEIEKIREACILGRKTLDYAHSLVAPGVTTDEIDKKVHKFIIEHNAYPSTLNYYKFPKSCCTSVNEIVCHGIPDLRPLQNGDIINIDISVFLKGVHADLNETFFVGDVDQVSKEAKELVQTCYFSLMESIKKCKPGMLYKNIGNIIDSYVSKKGFSVVRTYSGHGVGKLFHSNPTIPHFKKNKAVGIMKAGHVFTIEPMINQGHYCDVLWPDKWTSATSDGKLSAQFEHTLLITDKGVEILTKRLTDSPSLGFDTRDDLYEPICGNHFEEYADEEGCNCAIVVRCPRFYVSPFAVKPVPHFV